The proteins below are encoded in one region of Nakamurella flava:
- a CDS encoding aconitate hydratase: protein MSAPSQNSFDARTDLTVGDETYGIFRITGVPGLENADRLPFSLKVLLENLLRTEDGANITADHIRALADWDPEAEPNVEIQFTPARVIMQDFTGVPCVVDLATMREAMAELGGDPDRINPLAPAELVIDHSVIADVFGSADAFERNVELEYERNRERYQFLRWGQTAFDEFKVVPPGTGIVHQVNIEHLARTVMSRNGLAYPDSCVGTDSHTTMVNGLGVLGWGVGGIEAEAAMLGQPVSMLIPRVVGFKLTGEIPTGVTATDVVLTITEMLRKHGVVSKFVEFYGQGVSEVPLANRATIGNMSPEFGSTAAIFPIDDETIDYLKLTGRPAQQVALVEAYAKAQGLWHDPSTEPVFSEYLELDLSTVVPSIAGPKRPQDRIELTDAKGSFRKAVHDYVVNGNAAPETKLDEGVEETFPASDPVSTMPSHAEEDADERVVAALQSAATGASGRPSKPTKVSSSELGEFELDHGAVVIAAITSCTNTSNPSVMLGAGLLARNAVEKGLTVKPWVKTTMAPGSQVVTDYYEKAGLWPYLDKLGYNLVGYGCTTCIGNSGPLPDDISAAVNEADLTVVSVLSGNRNFEGRINPDVKMNYLASPPLVIAYALAGTMDFDFDEQPLGQDADGNDVFLKDIWPSPQEIQETINGAINQEMFAASYADVFDGGERWKSLPTPTGKIFEWDTDSTYVRKPPYFEGMPAQPEPVTDIAGARVLAKLGDSVTTDHISPAGAIKADTPAGKYLTEHGIARKDFNSYGSRRGNHEVMIRGTFANIRLRNQLLDDVQGGYTRDFTVEGAPQAFIYDAAQNYAAAGTPLVILGGKEYGSGSSRDWAAKGTALLGVRAVITESFERIHRSNLIGMGVIPLQFPEGESVKSLGLTGEETFAISGITELNEGRTPRTVKVTATAPGADTPSVTFDATVRIDTPGEADYYRNGGIMQYVLRSLLRQS from the coding sequence GTGTCTGCCCCGAGCCAGAACAGCTTCGACGCCAGGACCGATCTCACGGTCGGAGACGAGACCTACGGGATCTTCAGGATCACCGGCGTACCGGGGCTGGAGAATGCCGATCGGCTCCCGTTCTCCCTCAAGGTGCTGCTGGAGAACCTGCTCCGCACCGAGGATGGCGCGAACATCACCGCCGACCACATCCGCGCGCTGGCCGACTGGGATCCCGAGGCCGAGCCGAACGTGGAGATCCAGTTCACCCCGGCCCGCGTGATCATGCAGGACTTCACCGGCGTGCCCTGTGTCGTCGACCTGGCCACCATGCGCGAGGCGATGGCCGAACTGGGCGGCGACCCGGACCGCATCAACCCGCTGGCCCCGGCCGAGCTGGTCATCGACCACTCCGTCATCGCCGACGTCTTCGGCAGTGCCGACGCCTTCGAGCGCAACGTCGAGCTGGAGTACGAGCGCAACCGTGAGCGCTACCAGTTCCTGCGGTGGGGCCAGACCGCGTTCGACGAGTTCAAGGTCGTCCCCCCGGGCACCGGCATCGTCCACCAGGTCAACATCGAGCACCTGGCCCGCACCGTGATGTCCCGGAACGGCCTGGCCTATCCCGACTCCTGCGTCGGCACCGACTCGCACACCACCATGGTCAACGGCCTGGGCGTGCTGGGCTGGGGCGTCGGCGGCATCGAGGCCGAGGCGGCCATGCTGGGCCAGCCCGTGTCGATGCTGATCCCGCGGGTGGTCGGCTTCAAGCTGACCGGCGAGATCCCGACCGGCGTCACCGCCACCGACGTCGTCCTGACGATCACCGAGATGCTGCGCAAGCACGGTGTGGTCAGCAAGTTCGTCGAGTTCTACGGCCAGGGCGTCAGCGAGGTGCCGCTGGCCAACCGGGCCACGATCGGCAACATGAGCCCCGAGTTCGGCTCCACCGCCGCCATCTTCCCGATCGACGACGAGACCATCGACTACCTCAAGCTGACCGGTCGCCCGGCCCAGCAGGTCGCCCTGGTCGAGGCGTACGCCAAGGCCCAGGGCCTGTGGCACGACCCGTCCACCGAGCCGGTGTTCTCCGAGTACCTCGAGCTGGACCTGTCGACGGTGGTGCCGTCGATCGCCGGCCCGAAGCGCCCGCAGGACCGCATCGAGCTGACCGACGCCAAGGGTTCGTTCCGCAAGGCCGTCCACGACTACGTCGTCAACGGCAACGCCGCCCCGGAGACCAAGCTGGACGAGGGCGTCGAGGAGACCTTCCCGGCCAGCGATCCGGTGTCGACGATGCCGTCGCACGCTGAGGAGGACGCCGACGAGCGCGTCGTCGCCGCGCTGCAGTCCGCCGCCACCGGCGCCAGCGGCCGGCCGAGCAAGCCGACGAAGGTGAGCTCGTCCGAGCTCGGCGAGTTCGAGCTCGACCACGGCGCCGTGGTGATCGCCGCCATCACCTCCTGCACCAACACCTCGAACCCGTCGGTGATGCTGGGCGCCGGGCTGCTGGCCCGCAACGCCGTCGAGAAGGGCCTGACGGTCAAGCCGTGGGTCAAGACCACGATGGCCCCGGGCTCGCAGGTCGTCACCGACTACTACGAGAAGGCCGGCCTCTGGCCGTACCTGGACAAGCTCGGCTACAACCTGGTCGGCTACGGCTGCACCACCTGCATCGGCAATTCCGGCCCGCTCCCGGACGACATCTCGGCCGCGGTCAACGAAGCCGATCTCACCGTCGTGTCGGTGCTGTCCGGCAACCGGAACTTCGAGGGTCGAATCAACCCGGACGTCAAGATGAACTACCTGGCCTCCCCGCCGCTGGTCATCGCGTACGCGCTGGCCGGGACGATGGACTTCGACTTCGACGAGCAGCCGCTGGGCCAGGACGCCGACGGCAACGACGTCTTCCTGAAGGACATCTGGCCGTCGCCGCAGGAGATCCAGGAGACCATCAACGGCGCCATCAACCAGGAGATGTTCGCGGCCTCCTACGCGGACGTCTTCGACGGTGGCGAGCGCTGGAAGTCGCTGCCCACGCCGACCGGCAAGATCTTCGAGTGGGACACCGACTCGACCTACGTCCGCAAGCCCCCGTATTTCGAGGGGATGCCGGCGCAGCCGGAGCCGGTCACCGACATCGCCGGGGCCCGGGTGTTGGCCAAGCTGGGTGACAGCGTGACCACCGACCACATCTCCCCCGCCGGGGCGATCAAGGCCGACACCCCGGCCGGCAAGTACCTCACCGAGCACGGCATCGCCCGCAAGGACTTCAACTCGTACGGCTCCCGCCGGGGCAACCACGAGGTGATGATCCGGGGCACGTTCGCCAACATCCGGCTGCGCAACCAGCTGCTCGACGACGTCCAGGGCGGGTACACCCGGGACTTCACCGTCGAGGGCGCGCCGCAGGCCTTTATTTACGACGCGGCCCAGAACTACGCCGCCGCCGGCACCCCGCTGGTCATCCTGGGCGGCAAGGAGTACGGCTCCGGTTCGTCCCGCGACTGGGCGGCCAAGGGCACCGCGCTGCTGGGCGTGCGGGCGGTCATCACCGAGTCGTTCGAGCGGATCCACCGCTCCAACCTCATCGGCATGGGTGTCATCCCGCTGCAGTTCCCGGAGGGCGAATCGGTCAAGTCGCTCGGGCTGACCGGCGAGGAGACCTTCGCGATCTCGGGCATCACCGAGCTGAACGAGGGCCGGACCCCGCGGACGGTCAAGGTCACCGCAACCGCGCCTGGAGCGGACACCCCGTCCGTGACATTCGACGCGACGGTCCGCATCGACACCCCCGGTGAGGCCGACTACTACCGCAACGGCGGCATCATGCAGTACGTGCTGCGTTCGCTGCTGCGGCAGTCCTGA
- a CDS encoding TetR/AcrR family transcriptional regulator, producing the protein MPRVSPGHLEARRQQILDGARAAFARHGYEGATVRVLEEEIGLSRGAIFHHFPDKEALFLALAEQDAELTVATIADQGLIQVLRDFVHDPDPGRIGTQLEIARRWRTDAAFRQQWDRWERQIRTATRERLRRQRDAGALRRDVEVEPLAGFLELVRDGLLARLAAGGPTEGLDQVLDLAEGAVRRAESGVSAG; encoded by the coding sequence GTGCCACGCGTCAGCCCCGGGCACCTGGAGGCCCGTCGGCAGCAGATCCTCGACGGGGCCCGCGCCGCGTTCGCGCGGCACGGGTACGAAGGCGCCACGGTCCGGGTGCTGGAGGAAGAGATCGGCCTCTCCCGGGGGGCGATCTTCCACCACTTCCCCGACAAGGAAGCGCTGTTCCTGGCGCTGGCCGAGCAGGATGCCGAGCTGACCGTCGCGACCATCGCCGACCAGGGGCTCATCCAGGTACTCCGGGACTTCGTCCACGACCCCGACCCGGGCCGGATCGGCACCCAGCTGGAGATCGCCCGCCGGTGGCGGACGGACGCCGCGTTCCGCCAGCAATGGGACCGGTGGGAGCGGCAGATCCGGACAGCCACCCGGGAGCGGCTCCGCCGCCAACGGGACGCGGGTGCTCTCCGACGGGACGTCGAGGTGGAGCCGTTGGCCGGTTTCCTCGAACTGGTCCGCGACGGCCTGCTCGCCCGACTGGCCGCCGGCGGCCCGACGGAAGGTCTGGATCAGGTTCTCGATCTGGCCGAGGGTGCGGTCCGGCGCGCCGAATCGGGCGTGTCCGCGGGCTGA
- a CDS encoding excalibur calcium-binding domain-containing protein yields the protein MTTRGLRRAATGVMLAAVLFTGAVSPAGAVPPPPDNPSDDQIQQSQDDAAAQAAEVGRLGGQVTRTEADIQRLQQDMELKAELANKAAVDLQVAQADAAQASAAAAQAQQDAQAAATAVDDAKAKAKQFAAASFRQGSVVGSVGALLDAGSPTEILQRRELLDQVSASQLNAINRLEVSRNQKTNSDSAARAALDAATAAQGRADAAKQTADQAQQAATAALSAGQDQLGRLQSQLTAQQTAYQQALANAQGLQNQRDQYNQWLAQKAAEEEAARKAAEEAARLAAEEAARQAAAAEAARQAAAQQAAADAAAAAAQQAAAQQAAAQQAAARQAATIENARRAQPTSSGTYYADCNAARDAGAAPINKGEPGYRAELDPNGNGVACDGGADSGSTAGSGSGSTTGSGSGSGSGSSSGSSGSTRTATVSAASSSSQGQTVVAAAKRWLGTQYAWGGGDSDGPTLGIRDGGVADRYGDYNKVGFDCSGLALYAWAQVGVYLPHYSGYQYQGQPKVSRGDLQPGDLVFWAYNTSDPGTIHHVAIYLGDNQIIEAPNSGSYVRISSMYWDGYIGASRPGG from the coding sequence GTGACCACCAGGGGTCTTCGCCGTGCGGCGACCGGGGTGATGCTCGCCGCCGTCCTGTTCACCGGCGCCGTGTCCCCGGCCGGTGCCGTCCCGCCGCCGCCGGACAACCCGTCGGACGACCAGATCCAGCAGAGTCAGGACGACGCGGCCGCCCAGGCCGCCGAGGTCGGGCGGCTGGGCGGTCAGGTCACCCGCACCGAGGCCGACATCCAGCGGCTGCAGCAGGACATGGAGCTGAAGGCCGAGCTGGCCAACAAGGCCGCCGTCGACCTGCAGGTCGCGCAGGCCGACGCGGCGCAGGCCAGCGCGGCCGCCGCCCAGGCCCAGCAGGACGCCCAGGCCGCCGCGACCGCCGTCGACGACGCCAAGGCCAAGGCCAAGCAGTTCGCGGCCGCGTCGTTCCGGCAGGGATCGGTGGTCGGTTCGGTCGGGGCGCTGCTCGACGCCGGGAGCCCGACCGAGATCCTGCAGCGCCGGGAACTACTGGATCAGGTGTCGGCCAGCCAGCTCAACGCGATCAACCGGCTCGAGGTCAGCCGCAACCAGAAGACCAACTCGGACTCCGCGGCGCGCGCCGCCCTCGACGCGGCCACCGCCGCGCAGGGGCGGGCGGACGCGGCCAAGCAGACCGCCGACCAGGCCCAGCAGGCGGCGACCGCCGCCCTGTCGGCCGGCCAGGACCAGCTCGGACGGTTGCAGTCCCAGCTCACCGCCCAGCAGACGGCGTATCAGCAGGCGCTGGCCAACGCGCAGGGGCTGCAGAACCAGCGCGACCAGTACAACCAGTGGTTGGCGCAGAAGGCCGCGGAGGAAGAGGCCGCCCGCAAGGCGGCCGAGGAAGCCGCCCGGCTGGCCGCGGAAGAGGCTGCCCGGCAGGCGGCCGCCGCCGAGGCCGCCCGGCAGGCCGCTGCTCAGCAGGCCGCTGCGGACGCCGCTGCTGCTGCCGCCCAACAGGCTGCCGCCCAACAGGCCGCCGCTCAGCAGGCCGCCGCCCGACAGGCCGCCACGATCGAGAACGCCCGGCGAGCGCAGCCGACCAGCTCGGGCACCTACTACGCGGATTGCAATGCCGCGCGGGACGCCGGCGCCGCCCCGATCAACAAGGGGGAGCCTGGCTACCGCGCCGAACTGGACCCCAACGGCAACGGCGTGGCCTGCGACGGAGGGGCCGATTCCGGGTCGACCGCCGGTTCGGGGTCGGGTTCCACGACAGGTTCGGGGTCGGGTTCCGGTTCCGGTTCGAGCTCCGGTTCGTCCGGCAGTACCCGCACGGCGACCGTGTCCGCCGCCAGCTCCTCCTCACAGGGGCAGACCGTCGTCGCCGCGGCCAAGCGGTGGCTGGGCACGCAGTACGCCTGGGGCGGCGGCGATTCCGACGGTCCGACCCTCGGGATCCGCGACGGCGGCGTGGCCGACCGCTACGGCGACTACAACAAGGTCGGGTTCGACTGCTCGGGTCTCGCGCTGTACGCCTGGGCCCAGGTCGGTGTGTACCTCCCGCACTATTCCGGCTACCAGTACCAGGGGCAGCCGAAGGTGTCGCGGGGGGACCTGCAACCTGGCGACCTGGTCTTCTGGGCGTACAACACGTCCGACCCCGGCACCATCCACCACGTCGCCATCTACCTGGGCGACAACCAGATCATCGAGGCGCCGAACTCCGGCTCCTACGTGCGGATCTCGTCGATGTACTGGGACGGCTACATCGGCGCGAGTCGCCCGGGTGGCTGA
- a CDS encoding NTP transferase domain-containing protein → MADPGAASRSVPVAAIVVAGGGGRRLGGLDKPGLSRAGTTLLDVALGAVRPARDDVLATAVVVVGPPRPVPDGVVAVREDPPGGGPAAAVAAGVAALTRVGAPSGTDGPVVLLAADLPRLTAATVGRLVRALTDEPGAGAAVLVDDTGRRQLLLAAWRAGALRRAIDVLPDGGHGRPLRSLYDGVPVVEVPGRDDEWADVDTPDDRDRWWPAG, encoded by the coding sequence GTGGCTGATCCCGGCGCTGCGTCGCGTTCCGTCCCGGTCGCGGCGATCGTGGTGGCCGGCGGGGGCGGACGCCGGCTCGGTGGTCTGGACAAGCCCGGGCTGTCCCGCGCCGGGACGACCCTGCTGGACGTCGCGCTCGGGGCCGTCCGACCGGCCCGCGACGACGTGCTGGCCACCGCAGTGGTCGTCGTCGGCCCACCGCGGCCCGTGCCGGACGGTGTGGTCGCGGTCCGTGAGGACCCGCCGGGCGGAGGTCCGGCCGCCGCGGTGGCCGCCGGCGTCGCGGCCCTGACCCGCGTCGGTGCGCCGTCGGGGACCGATGGGCCGGTGGTGCTGCTGGCCGCCGATCTGCCCCGCCTCACGGCCGCCACCGTCGGTCGACTGGTCCGGGCGCTGACGGACGAGCCGGGCGCGGGAGCCGCCGTCCTGGTCGACGACACCGGTCGGCGACAACTGCTGCTCGCGGCCTGGCGTGCGGGTGCGCTGCGCCGGGCGATCGACGTGCTCCCGGACGGCGGGCACGGCCGGCCGCTGCGGTCGCTGTACGACGGGGTCCCGGTCGTCGAGGTACCCGGCCGGGACGACGAGTGGGCCGACGTCGACACCCCCGACGACCGTGACCGTTGGTGGCCGGCGGGGTGA
- a CDS encoding FUSC family protein, protein MRRAPRVATWRAGADPGLLRLRVALRGVLGVSLTAVVLSQLAPWLHLPTLSAMLLGGMLGLHGAVTAAGRPPRDVVRTLLPFPLPVAVGSVTAAALQPVHVAQLIAFAVLLVAAVFIRRYGLRAMAYGLLGYLSFFTTAMLRLPLAAVPDLLIIAVVGTLLTILVSAVLLPDRPMALYLATVESFVRRIRRAAALAADQADGRPTGRLARRRGRRPADALTAAGFRVMEAALLVDGYLTPSWSKELTAAGVATDRATGDPQTRAEVIGTPPTGELVAARTAQARRRQLMDAEGALDDLIAAVRGLPAPDPELAAVIRRLGAGDAVGARAAAVALGDGAHSAGGSVNNAATGAPVAAFSTDPPRGLALAAVVRLVDAVPSGIGPEHEPLSAPQRPPVPDRITGYQPAVDLISGAMPGAKGSAAAAASSVGRGWSLDTRQVVQAAVAAPVVLVLADLLSPTRFGWGMLACLLVLTGTFTAAEVVTKGVHRLVGTVAGMLVATVAVALTGTSPAAVIAVMVVCVFLGLYFFRVSYAVLAFAITTLMGELYNLEGQFSPGLLALRVAETGLGAGIAIAVTFLVVPLRARHAWVAARAAFDQEVAALLLALAGRLDDPEPVGDLLLQQRRVDARAHQLVVVGQPFSGAGLVGGLTVFRPRAGLLDAIRVATRTRRVTLLVVRSVPGSRPDVAARLATLDDPGGPVGSPATGEPTTTPDVLTGAVDLLADALIRFDGPAQPADTPDSARRTAPSARSRT, encoded by the coding sequence ATGAGGCGGGCGCCGCGGGTGGCCACCTGGCGGGCCGGGGCCGACCCGGGGCTGCTGCGGCTGCGGGTCGCTCTGCGCGGGGTCCTCGGCGTGTCGCTCACCGCCGTGGTGCTCAGTCAGCTCGCACCCTGGCTGCACCTGCCGACACTGTCGGCGATGCTGCTCGGCGGCATGCTCGGCCTGCACGGGGCGGTGACCGCCGCCGGTCGTCCACCCCGGGACGTGGTCCGGACGCTGCTGCCGTTCCCCCTCCCGGTGGCGGTGGGATCGGTCACCGCGGCGGCCCTGCAGCCCGTGCACGTCGCGCAACTCATCGCGTTCGCGGTGCTGCTGGTGGCGGCCGTCTTCATCCGGCGCTACGGGCTCCGGGCGATGGCCTACGGGTTGCTCGGCTACCTGAGCTTCTTCACCACGGCGATGCTGCGTCTGCCCCTGGCCGCAGTGCCCGACCTGCTGATCATCGCCGTGGTCGGCACCCTGCTGACGATCCTGGTGTCCGCCGTGCTGTTGCCCGATCGGCCGATGGCGCTGTACCTGGCCACCGTCGAGAGCTTCGTCCGTCGGATCCGGCGGGCGGCAGCGCTCGCGGCCGATCAGGCCGACGGGCGTCCCACCGGACGCCTGGCCCGCCGCCGGGGTCGTCGTCCGGCAGACGCCCTGACCGCGGCCGGGTTTCGTGTCATGGAGGCGGCGCTGCTGGTCGACGGCTACCTGACTCCGTCGTGGTCCAAGGAGCTGACCGCCGCGGGGGTCGCCACCGACCGGGCGACCGGTGACCCGCAGACACGGGCCGAGGTCATCGGCACGCCGCCCACCGGGGAACTCGTCGCGGCTCGCACGGCCCAGGCCCGTCGACGGCAGTTGATGGACGCCGAGGGTGCGCTCGACGACCTGATCGCCGCCGTGCGCGGCCTACCGGCCCCGGACCCGGAACTGGCCGCCGTGATCCGTCGACTGGGCGCCGGGGATGCGGTGGGAGCCCGCGCCGCCGCTGTCGCACTAGGCGACGGGGCCCACTCCGCCGGTGGGTCGGTGAACAATGCCGCTACCGGCGCACCCGTAGCGGCATTCTCGACCGACCCGCCTCGAGGGTTGGCGTTGGCCGCCGTCGTGCGCTTGGTCGACGCGGTGCCGTCGGGCATCGGGCCGGAACACGAGCCGCTGTCCGCCCCGCAACGACCGCCGGTGCCGGATCGCATCACCGGCTACCAGCCCGCGGTCGATCTGATCTCCGGGGCCATGCCCGGAGCGAAGGGATCGGCGGCGGCCGCGGCGTCGTCCGTCGGGCGGGGCTGGAGCCTCGACACCCGGCAGGTCGTCCAGGCCGCGGTGGCCGCGCCGGTCGTGCTGGTGCTCGCGGACCTGCTCTCGCCGACCCGGTTCGGCTGGGGGATGTTGGCGTGCCTGCTGGTGCTGACCGGGACGTTCACCGCGGCCGAGGTCGTCACCAAGGGGGTGCACCGGCTCGTCGGTACGGTCGCCGGGATGCTCGTGGCGACCGTGGCGGTGGCGCTGACCGGCACCAGCCCGGCCGCCGTCATCGCGGTGATGGTGGTCTGCGTGTTCCTCGGCCTGTACTTCTTCCGGGTCTCGTACGCCGTCCTGGCGTTCGCCATCACCACGCTGATGGGCGAGCTCTACAACCTCGAGGGCCAGTTCAGCCCGGGTCTGCTGGCGCTCCGGGTCGCCGAGACCGGCCTGGGGGCGGGGATCGCGATCGCGGTGACGTTCCTGGTCGTGCCGCTGCGGGCCCGGCACGCCTGGGTCGCGGCCCGGGCCGCCTTCGACCAGGAGGTCGCCGCGCTGCTGCTCGCCCTGGCCGGACGGTTGGACGATCCGGAGCCGGTGGGGGACCTGCTCCTGCAGCAGCGGCGGGTCGACGCTCGGGCCCACCAGCTGGTCGTCGTCGGGCAGCCGTTCAGTGGGGCGGGGCTGGTCGGTGGTCTGACGGTCTTCCGCCCGCGGGCCGGGTTGCTCGATGCGATCCGGGTGGCCACCCGGACCCGCCGGGTGACGCTGCTGGTGGTGCGGTCGGTGCCCGGTAGCCGACCGGACGTCGCCGCTCGATTGGCAACGCTGGACGATCCCGGGGGCCCGGTCGGTTCGCCGGCGACCGGGGAACCGACCACGACACCTGATGTGCTGACCGGGGCGGTGGATCTGCTGGCCGACGCGCTGATCCGCTTCGACGGACCGGCTCAGCCCGCGGACACGCCCGATTCGGCGCGCCGGACCGCACCCTCGGCCAGATCGAGAACCTGA
- a CDS encoding AAA family ATPase translates to MSDAQLLERTVFEVKRVIVGQDRLVERMLVGLLAKGHLLIEGVPGVAKTLAVETFARVVGGSFNRIQFTPDLVPSDLLGTRIYRAGREQFDIEIGPVRANFVLTDEINRAPAKVQSALLEVMAERHVSIGGQTFPMPEPFLVLATQNPIENEGVYPLPEAQRDRFLFKLLVDYPQPEEEREIVYRMGVAPPVAQQVLPLAELVRLQQVAANVFVHHALVDYVVRLVFASRAPREHGLDDVAGWLAYGASPRASLGMIAASRALALVRGRDFVVPQDVLDVAGDVLRHRLVLSYDALADGVAVETVLARLLQAVPLPQVSPYPGASAA, encoded by the coding sequence ATGTCGGACGCCCAACTGCTGGAACGCACGGTGTTCGAGGTCAAGCGGGTCATCGTCGGCCAGGACCGGCTGGTGGAGCGGATGCTGGTCGGCCTGCTGGCCAAGGGGCACCTGCTGATCGAAGGGGTCCCGGGGGTCGCCAAGACGCTGGCGGTCGAGACCTTCGCCCGGGTGGTGGGCGGCAGCTTCAATCGCATCCAGTTCACCCCCGACCTGGTGCCCTCCGACCTCCTCGGCACCCGGATCTACCGGGCCGGCCGTGAACAGTTCGACATCGAGATCGGCCCGGTCCGCGCCAATTTCGTGCTGACCGACGAGATCAACCGGGCGCCGGCCAAGGTGCAGTCGGCGCTGCTGGAGGTGATGGCCGAGCGGCACGTCTCGATCGGCGGCCAGACCTTCCCGATGCCCGAACCCTTCCTGGTGCTGGCCACCCAGAACCCCATCGAGAACGAGGGGGTCTACCCGTTGCCCGAGGCGCAGCGGGACCGTTTCCTGTTCAAGCTGCTGGTCGACTACCCGCAGCCGGAGGAGGAACGGGAGATCGTGTACCGGATGGGCGTCGCGCCGCCCGTCGCCCAGCAGGTCCTGCCACTGGCCGAACTGGTCCGCCTGCAGCAGGTGGCGGCCAACGTCTTCGTGCACCACGCCCTGGTCGACTACGTCGTGCGCCTGGTCTTCGCCAGCCGCGCCCCGCGGGAGCACGGCCTGGACGACGTCGCCGGCTGGCTGGCGTACGGGGCCTCGCCGCGGGCCTCGCTCGGCATGATCGCCGCCTCCCGGGCCCTGGCGCTGGTCCGCGGCCGGGACTTCGTCGTCCCCCAGGACGTGCTGGACGTCGCCGGCGACGTGCTCCGGCACCGGCTGGTGTTGTCCTACGACGCGCTGGCCGACGGTGTCGCCGTCGAGACCGTGCTGGCCCGCCTGCTGCAGGCGGTGCCGTTGCCGCAGGTCAGCCCGTACCCGGGAGCGAGCGCCGCGTGA
- a CDS encoding DUF58 domain-containing protein, translating to MTTPAHVPGTADPAQVQAALRTLELTVRRRLDGLLQGNHLGLVPGPGTEPGEARPYDAGDDVRRMDWSVTARTTQAHIRQSVADRELETWVVADLSASLDFGTTGCEKRDLVVAATAAIGHLTRGGGNRIGAVVATGDGIVRVPARGGRAHLTHLLRTLALTPRAAAGPVGAEARPDLAAAVESLRRPPRRRGLAVVLSDFIGPLDWERSLRAIGGRHELLAVEVLDPRDVELPAVGGVTLIDPETGRTRQVSTTPRLRADFAAAAQEHRDAVAAALRRCGAGHLVLRTDRDWIADVVRFVVARKRGVPQTVRATPADSAVGGMGVAR from the coding sequence GTGACCACGCCGGCGCACGTCCCCGGCACCGCCGACCCCGCTCAGGTGCAGGCTGCGTTGCGGACGCTGGAGCTGACGGTGCGGCGTCGGCTCGACGGGTTGCTGCAGGGCAACCACCTGGGCCTGGTTCCCGGGCCGGGGACCGAACCGGGGGAGGCCCGGCCGTACGACGCCGGGGACGACGTGCGGCGGATGGACTGGTCGGTGACGGCCCGGACGACGCAGGCGCACATCCGGCAGTCCGTGGCCGACCGGGAACTGGAGACGTGGGTGGTCGCCGACCTGTCGGCGTCGCTGGATTTCGGGACCACCGGTTGCGAGAAACGGGACCTGGTGGTCGCGGCCACCGCGGCCATCGGGCACCTGACGCGTGGCGGGGGCAACCGGATCGGCGCGGTCGTCGCCACCGGGGATGGCATCGTCCGGGTCCCGGCCCGGGGCGGTCGCGCCCACCTGACCCACCTGTTGCGGACGCTGGCCCTGACTCCCCGGGCGGCCGCCGGTCCCGTCGGTGCCGAGGCCCGACCGGATCTGGCCGCGGCGGTGGAGTCGCTGCGCCGCCCGCCCCGGCGGCGCGGGCTGGCCGTGGTGCTGTCGGACTTCATCGGACCGTTGGACTGGGAACGTTCGCTGCGCGCCATCGGCGGGCGGCACGAGCTGCTCGCCGTGGAGGTGCTGGACCCGCGGGACGTCGAACTCCCGGCGGTCGGCGGCGTCACCCTGATCGACCCGGAGACCGGCCGGACCCGCCAGGTGTCCACCACCCCGCGGTTGCGGGCCGACTTCGCCGCGGCCGCCCAGGAGCACCGTGACGCGGTGGCCGCGGCGCTGCGCCGCTGTGGGGCCGGGCACCTGGTGCTGCGCACCGACCGGGACTGGATCGCCGACGTGGTCCGGTTCGTCGTGGCCCGCAAACGTGGTGTGCCGCAGACGGTTCGGGCCACCCCGGCCGATTCGGCGGTGGGCGGTATGGGGGTGGCGCGATGA